A region from the Muribaculum gordoncarteri genome encodes:
- the pgeF gene encoding peptidoglycan editing factor PgeF, whose protein sequence is MTAKSPNPDWLNTIELCDGVKAWYTSRGDNADPDDAYSHFNICHYTGDSEAHIASCRHALCNAVGIEPERLIVPRQTHSINCVTIDRLPVDNDMLQGVDALVTSLDNTAIGISTADCVPVLMADPVNCIIAAAHAGWRGAIGGIANVTLSQMLAKGADISCIHVAMGPCICSRCFEVGDEVASQFPASCVTRNPVTGKPHVDLAAYLRQSLIEAGIKEENITMPPGCTRCNPSQLFSARVLGINSGRIFTFIMQ, encoded by the coding sequence ATGACAGCGAAGAGCCCCAATCCTGATTGGCTTAACACGATAGAGCTGTGTGACGGCGTAAAGGCGTGGTACACCTCACGTGGCGACAATGCCGACCCCGACGACGCATACTCTCACTTCAATATATGTCACTACACAGGCGACAGCGAGGCTCACATCGCCTCCTGTCGCCATGCTTTATGCAATGCCGTGGGTATAGAGCCGGAACGGCTCATCGTCCCGCGACAGACCCACTCAATCAACTGCGTCACCATCGACCGCCTGCCCGTCGACAACGACATGCTCCAGGGCGTGGACGCACTTGTGACATCGCTCGACAACACGGCAATAGGCATCTCCACAGCCGATTGCGTGCCTGTGCTTATGGCCGACCCCGTAAACTGCATAATAGCGGCGGCACATGCCGGATGGCGCGGAGCCATAGGCGGCATTGCCAACGTAACGCTGTCGCAAATGCTTGCCAAGGGCGCCGACATTTCATGCATCCATGTAGCAATGGGCCCGTGTATATGCAGCCGCTGCTTCGAGGTGGGCGATGAAGTGGCGTCGCAATTCCCAGCAAGCTGCGTCACCCGCAACCCTGTGACCGGCAAGCCACATGTCGACCTCGCGGCCTATCTGCGACAGTCACTTATCGAAGCCGGCATAAAAGAGGAGAACATAACAATGCCGCCGGGCTGCACACGCTGCAACCCCTCGCAGCTCTTCTCGGCACGCGTGCTCGGCATCAACTCCGGCCGCATATTCACCTTCATCATGCAATAA
- a CDS encoding OmpH family outer membrane protein, protein MKKLTIALIAIMACVFGASAQKFALIDMEYILKNIPAYEVANQQLDQLSQRWQKEVEAKATEAQNMYKSFQNDMVFMTDEQKSQKEAQIVAKEKEATELRYKYFGPEGELFKKRQSLIAPIQDEIYNAVKKVSEERGYMCIFDRASSANIIFASPRIDVSNEVLAKLGIGN, encoded by the coding sequence ATGAAAAAATTGACAATCGCGCTCATCGCAATAATGGCTTGCGTATTTGGCGCATCGGCACAGAAGTTTGCGCTCATCGACATGGAGTATATCCTAAAGAACATACCGGCTTATGAAGTAGCCAACCAACAGCTCGACCAACTGTCGCAACGCTGGCAGAAAGAGGTCGAGGCCAAAGCTACCGAAGCCCAGAACATGTACAAGAGTTTCCAGAACGACATGGTGTTCATGACCGATGAACAGAAGTCGCAGAAAGAGGCTCAGATCGTGGCCAAGGAGAAAGAGGCCACCGAACTTCGCTACAAGTATTTCGGTCCCGAAGGCGAACTGTTCAAGAAGCGCCAGTCGCTCATAGCTCCCATTCAGGACGAAATTTACAACGCAGTGAAAAAAGTGAGCGAGGAACGCGGCTACATGTGCATCTTCGACCGCGCATCGTCGGCCAACATAATCTTTGCGTCACCGCGCATCGATGTGAGCAACGAGGTTCTTGCCAAGCTGGGTATAGGCAACTAA
- a CDS encoding acylneuraminate cytidylyltransferase family protein yields the protein MTDQSTLYVITARGGSKGIPHKNIKPLGGKPLILYSVEIARQLAPDSLIAVSTDDPAIADVVRGAGLEVPYMRPAELATDTAGSREVIIDIMDYWRDTLHRPFDKVVLLQPTSPFRTVDDVRGCLELYSPDVDMVLSVMEASCNPYYNCFETGDDGCLHVSKGDGLYTRRQDVPKAWEQNGAVYVINPESLRRYPLGMMPKRLPFVMPRERSIDLDTPTDWLIAESMINNNTK from the coding sequence ATGACCGACCAATCAACACTCTATGTAATAACGGCCCGAGGCGGCAGCAAGGGCATTCCCCACAAAAACATCAAGCCGCTCGGAGGGAAACCGCTGATACTCTACTCGGTGGAAATAGCCCGACAGCTTGCCCCCGACAGCCTCATCGCCGTGTCGACCGACGACCCGGCCATAGCCGATGTAGTGCGCGGGGCCGGACTTGAAGTACCCTATATGCGCCCGGCCGAGCTTGCTACCGACACTGCAGGGTCGCGCGAGGTCATCATCGACATCATGGACTACTGGCGCGACACGCTCCACCGTCCATTCGACAAAGTGGTGTTGCTCCAGCCCACATCGCCGTTCCGCACAGTCGACGATGTAAGAGGCTGCCTTGAGCTATACTCGCCCGATGTCGACATGGTGCTCTCGGTTATGGAAGCGTCGTGCAATCCCTACTACAACTGCTTTGAAACGGGCGACGACGGATGCCTCCACGTGTCAAAGGGCGACGGCCTCTACACCCGCCGCCAGGATGTCCCCAAGGCATGGGAGCAGAACGGCGCCGTCTACGTAATCAATCCCGAGAGCCTTCGCCGCTATCCGCTCGGCATGATGCCTAAGCGACTGCCATTTGTCATGCCACGCGAGCGAAGCATCGACCTCGATACACCTACCGACTGGCTGATTGCCGAATCAATGATAAACAACAACACGAAATGA
- a CDS encoding OmpH family outer membrane protein has protein sequence MKKILLALLVAIPMFAFAQAPKFGVVNTQTIAEAMPELKAAQEQVQASTQKYEEELKKLQEKIEKDFADFQALDASTPESIKERRMQDIQQQEQKMQQFHSTAMQDLQRQQAALMAPIQEKIQSAIQAVGKENNLTFIFESNVPLYVGTDVTDVTSMVRTKLGI, from the coding sequence ATGAAGAAAATTTTACTCGCTCTCCTTGTAGCGATTCCTATGTTTGCCTTTGCGCAGGCTCCCAAATTCGGTGTTGTAAACACCCAGACCATCGCCGAGGCAATGCCCGAACTCAAAGCAGCTCAGGAGCAGGTTCAGGCCTCAACCCAGAAGTATGAAGAAGAGCTCAAGAAGCTTCAGGAAAAGATTGAAAAAGACTTTGCCGACTTTCAGGCTCTCGACGCCAGCACTCCCGAGTCAATCAAGGAGCGCCGCATGCAGGACATCCAGCAGCAGGAGCAGAAGATGCAGCAGTTCCACTCTACCGCCATGCAGGACCTTCAGCGTCAGCAGGCAGCCCTGATGGCTCCCATCCAGGAGAAGATTCAGAGCGCCATCCAGGCAGTAGGTAAGGAGAACAACCTCACATTCATCTTCGAGAGCAACGTTCCCCTCTATGTAGGCACCGATGTTACCGATGTAACTTCAATGGTGCGCACAAAGCTCGGTATCTGA
- the neuC gene encoding UDP-N-acetylglucosamine 2-epimerase, which translates to MKRKVCIATGTRAEWGLLSGIARELASRDDIELQLLVTNMHLSDRYGHTVDEIIADGFTVDAEVPMLNDNDDDSAAATVRSMSRCMAGTADALSRLSPDLLVVLGDRYEMLTVASAALIFRIPIVHIAGGEISEGAYDDSIRHAITKMASLHLTATEENRNRVIQMGEEPQRVINTGAIGVYNIIHEPVMSREELEESIGMTVDRNTLLVTYHPATLDPTPVNQQCAALLEALDRFPDNNVIITYPNSDTAGQVIIDMIERYAATRQHRVKVVPSLGKRRYLSALHYAGAVVGNSSSGIVEVPSMHIPTVDIGIRQRGRLAASSVRHYSCTPDDIARGIAYSLSEEGRNEAAVAENPYAKPDTLRLIVDAIANTPLSELSGKKFHDIHH; encoded by the coding sequence ATGAAGCGAAAAGTGTGCATTGCAACCGGAACCCGTGCCGAATGGGGCCTGCTGAGCGGCATTGCCCGTGAGCTCGCGTCGCGCGACGACATCGAGCTGCAGCTGCTCGTGACCAACATGCACCTCAGCGACCGTTACGGACACACCGTCGACGAAATCATCGCCGACGGATTTACCGTCGATGCCGAAGTGCCCATGCTCAACGACAACGACGATGACAGCGCGGCAGCCACCGTGCGATCCATGAGCCGGTGCATGGCCGGAACAGCCGATGCCCTGAGCCGACTGTCGCCCGACCTGCTTGTTGTGCTCGGCGACCGTTACGAGATGCTCACCGTGGCCTCGGCGGCATTGATTTTCCGAATACCCATAGTACACATTGCCGGAGGCGAAATATCGGAAGGAGCCTACGACGACAGCATACGCCACGCCATAACAAAGATGGCGTCACTACACCTGACGGCCACCGAGGAAAACCGCAATCGCGTAATCCAGATGGGTGAAGAACCGCAACGTGTCATAAACACAGGCGCGATAGGCGTGTACAACATCATTCATGAACCTGTCATGTCACGCGAGGAGCTTGAAGAGTCGATAGGCATGACCGTCGACCGCAACACGCTGCTCGTGACCTATCATCCGGCGACGCTCGACCCTACGCCCGTGAATCAACAATGCGCCGCGCTTCTTGAAGCTCTCGACCGCTTCCCCGACAACAATGTCATAATCACCTACCCCAACAGCGACACCGCCGGACAGGTGATAATCGACATGATCGAGCGTTACGCCGCCACCCGGCAGCATCGCGTCAAGGTGGTGCCTTCACTTGGCAAACGGCGTTACCTCTCGGCACTGCACTATGCAGGCGCGGTTGTTGGCAACTCGTCGAGCGGCATCGTGGAGGTGCCTTCGATGCACATCCCCACAGTCGACATAGGCATACGCCAGCGCGGACGGCTCGCCGCTTCGTCGGTGCGTCACTACAGTTGCACGCCCGACGACATAGCACGTGGAATCGCATATTCGCTCAGCGAGGAAGGGCGCAACGAGGCCGCCGTCGCCGAAAATCCCTACGCAAAGCCCGATACATTGCGACTTATAGTCGATGCGATAGCCAACACCCCGTTGTCGGAGCTATCGGGAAAGAAGTTTCACGACATTCACCATTGA
- the murI gene encoding glutamate racemase, producing the protein MDKSTANNQHSVPGPIGVFDSGYGGLTILNQIRELLPQYDYIYLGDNARAPYGTRSFDIVYRFTLEAVRYLFDQGCHLVILACNTASAKALRTIQQNDLPLIDPDRRVLGVIRPTVEKVGEISRNGNIGIVGTPGTIRSGSYELEITKLHPTFHTYTQACPMWVPLVENREASSPGADYFVKQEVDRLMAKEPAIDTIILGCTHYPLLYDKIRRYVPESARVLPQGEIVAESLVAYLKRHPEMEAKCSKGGTCSYRTTESPDKFAELASLFIGAPVTATQIDCL; encoded by the coding sequence ATGGATAAATCAACCGCCAACAACCAACACAGTGTACCCGGGCCTATAGGAGTCTTCGATTCAGGCTACGGCGGACTCACAATCCTCAACCAGATAAGGGAGCTGCTGCCGCAGTATGACTACATATATCTCGGCGACAACGCACGTGCGCCCTACGGCACGCGCTCGTTTGACATCGTGTACCGCTTCACGCTCGAAGCCGTGCGCTACCTCTTCGACCAAGGATGTCATCTGGTGATTCTCGCCTGCAACACCGCATCGGCCAAGGCGCTTCGCACGATTCAGCAGAACGACTTGCCGCTCATCGATCCCGACCGCCGCGTGCTCGGCGTCATACGCCCCACCGTCGAGAAGGTGGGCGAAATATCGCGCAACGGCAACATAGGCATCGTGGGCACGCCCGGCACAATACGCAGCGGCAGTTACGAGCTCGAGATAACCAAGCTGCATCCCACGTTTCACACCTACACCCAGGCATGTCCCATGTGGGTGCCGCTCGTTGAAAACCGCGAAGCCTCGTCGCCCGGCGCCGACTACTTCGTCAAGCAGGAGGTCGACCGACTAATGGCCAAAGAGCCGGCCATCGATACTATCATACTCGGTTGCACCCACTATCCGCTGCTCTACGACAAGATACGCCGTTATGTGCCCGAAAGCGCACGTGTGCTTCCGCAAGGCGAAATTGTTGCCGAGAGCCTCGTCGCCTACCTGAAGCGTCATCCCGAGATGGAGGCGAAGTGCAGCAAGGGCGGCACATGCAGTTACCGCACGACCGAGAGTCCCGACAAATTTGCCGAACTGGCGTCGCTCTTCATCGGAGCGCCCGTCACGGCTACACAAATCGACTGCCTATGA
- a CDS encoding BamA/OMP85 family outer membrane protein gives MRHQLLIILIALFSASSFAQNAPTDTVYNPKIIYTGMPSTYEIAGIKVTGVPNYEDDIVIGYSGLNVGDFIEIPGNDITNAAKRFARQGLFSSIQIKVEKMYGDKVWLEFALKPQPRIAAINYHGTSGGERKDLEEKLQLMKGNQITPNIVNRAKQIIKAFYSQKGFGNADVRIEQTPDLSAPGEDIVDIYVNKNNKVKVHKIYIDGNEVLSDNAIQRTMKKTNEKGKLINLFRQKKFVESDFQDDLNRIIEKYNEKGYRDAKILSDSVVPYDDKTVDVYITLEEGKKYYISSIDWVGNTVYPSDFLDYVLDMKPGDVYNQKILEKRTDPNKGDDDNIPNIYQNQGYLFYQLIPIEKNVHGDSIALEMRMIEGPKATINNVIINGNDRLYEKVIRRELFVKPGELFNKQDLIRSAREIAQTGHFDPENMDIRPEPNAENGTVDIIFDLESKANDQIEVSFGWGQTGLIGKLALKFTNFSIKNLFNPGSYKGLIPQGEGQTFTISAQTNAKYYQSYAISFLDPWFGGKRPNSLSISAWYSRQTGINSSFYNRRWMNSGYGYGGMWGGYLGNDYYQSTIEDAYDPNKVLQMVGINVGIGKRLHWPDDAFTFQAEIGYQWYYLKNWDYLYYMNNGTSNSIVLGLTLARQSIDQPLYTRRGSIFSVNLQLTPPASLFSGKKDWEKLYKENTVESKKQLYRWIEYWKLRIKSRTYTPLTDPDGKWTLVLMTRADFGLLGSYNKWLKSPFETFYVGGDGMSGSYTYATETIGLRGYENGQFTPWTKEGYAYSRVGVELHFPFMLSASTTIYGLTFLEAGNAWTDVKSFSPFDLKRSAGAGVRIYLPMVGMMGIDWAYGFDTVFGRKGGSQFHFILGQEF, from the coding sequence ATGCGTCATCAGCTGCTAATCATATTAATCGCTCTCTTCAGTGCAAGTTCATTCGCACAGAATGCCCCCACTGACACCGTCTACAACCCTAAGATAATCTACACCGGAATGCCGAGCACCTACGAAATCGCAGGCATCAAGGTAACCGGAGTACCCAACTACGAGGACGACATCGTGATAGGATACTCGGGACTCAACGTAGGCGACTTCATCGAAATACCCGGTAACGACATAACCAACGCCGCAAAACGATTTGCCCGTCAGGGACTCTTCTCGTCGATTCAGATAAAGGTCGAGAAGATGTATGGCGACAAGGTGTGGCTCGAATTCGCACTGAAGCCGCAGCCCCGCATCGCAGCCATAAACTACCACGGCACAAGCGGCGGTGAGCGCAAGGATCTCGAAGAGAAGCTGCAGCTGATGAAGGGTAACCAGATAACCCCCAACATCGTAAACCGCGCAAAGCAGATAATAAAGGCCTTCTACTCGCAGAAGGGCTTCGGTAACGCCGATGTGCGCATCGAGCAGACTCCCGACCTGTCGGCACCCGGCGAAGACATTGTCGACATCTATGTCAACAAGAACAACAAGGTGAAGGTACACAAAATCTACATCGACGGCAACGAGGTGTTGAGCGACAACGCCATCCAGCGCACGATGAAGAAGACCAACGAGAAGGGCAAGCTCATCAACCTCTTCCGCCAGAAGAAATTTGTTGAAAGCGACTTCCAGGACGACTTGAACCGCATCATCGAAAAGTATAACGAAAAGGGCTACCGTGACGCAAAAATCCTGAGCGACAGCGTAGTCCCCTACGACGACAAGACCGTCGACGTCTACATCACCCTTGAAGAGGGCAAGAAGTACTACATCAGCTCAATCGACTGGGTGGGCAACACCGTCTATCCGAGCGACTTCCTTGACTATGTACTCGACATGAAGCCCGGCGATGTCTACAACCAGAAGATTCTCGAGAAGCGCACCGACCCCAACAAGGGCGATGACGACAACATACCCAACATCTATCAAAATCAGGGTTATCTCTTCTATCAGCTCATACCCATCGAGAAGAACGTACACGGCGACTCAATCGCCCTTGAGATGAGAATGATCGAGGGACCAAAGGCCACCATCAACAACGTGATCATCAACGGTAACGACCGCCTTTATGAAAAGGTCATACGCCGTGAGCTGTTTGTAAAGCCCGGTGAGCTGTTCAACAAGCAGGACCTCATCCGCTCGGCCCGCGAAATAGCCCAGACAGGCCACTTCGACCCCGAAAACATGGACATACGCCCCGAGCCTAACGCAGAGAACGGTACAGTCGACATCATCTTCGACCTCGAGTCAAAGGCCAACGACCAGATTGAGGTGTCGTTCGGTTGGGGACAGACCGGTCTTATCGGTAAACTCGCCCTCAAGTTCACCAACTTCTCAATCAAGAACCTGTTCAACCCCGGCTCCTACAAGGGACTCATACCTCAGGGTGAAGGACAGACATTCACCATCAGCGCACAGACCAACGCAAAATACTATCAGAGCTACGCAATATCGTTCCTCGACCCGTGGTTTGGCGGCAAGCGACCCAACTCGCTATCCATCTCGGCATGGTACAGCCGTCAGACCGGTATCAACTCCTCGTTCTACAACCGTCGCTGGATGAACTCAGGCTACGGCTACGGCGGCATGTGGGGAGGCTATTTGGGCAACGACTATTACCAAAGTACCATCGAAGATGCCTACGACCCCAACAAGGTACTCCAGATGGTGGGTATCAACGTAGGTATCGGTAAGCGACTCCACTGGCCCGATGACGCATTCACATTCCAGGCCGAAATCGGCTATCAGTGGTACTACCTCAAGAACTGGGATTACCTCTATTATATGAACAACGGTACATCCAACTCGATTGTACTCGGTCTTACTCTCGCCCGTCAGTCAATCGACCAGCCGCTCTACACCCGCCGCGGATCAATCTTCTCGGTAAACCTTCAGCTCACTCCTCCTGCATCGCTCTTCAGCGGCAAGAAGGACTGGGAGAAGCTCTACAAGGAGAACACCGTCGAGTCGAAGAAGCAGCTCTACCGCTGGATCGAGTACTGGAAGCTCCGCATCAAGTCACGCACCTATACACCGCTCACCGACCCCGACGGCAAGTGGACCCTCGTGCTCATGACCCGCGCCGACTTCGGATTGCTCGGCAGCTACAACAAGTGGCTGAAGTCACCGTTCGAAACATTCTACGTGGGTGGTGACGGTATGTCGGGCTCCTACACCTACGCAACCGAAACCATCGGTCTTCGCGGTTACGAGAACGGACAGTTCACCCCCTGGACCAAGGAAGGCTACGCCTACTCGCGTGTCGGAGTCGAGTTGCACTTCCCCTTCATGCTGTCGGCATCGACCACCATCTACGGTCTTACATTCCTCGAAGCCGGTAACGCATGGACCGATGTCAAGAGCTTCTCGCCCTTCGACCTCAAGCGCAGTGCCGGTGCCGGTGTGCGCATCTATCTGCCTATGGTGGGTATGATGGGTATCGACTGGGCCTACGGTTTCGACACCGTATTCGGCCGCAAGGGAGGAAGCCAATTCCACTTCATCCTCGGTCAGGAGTTCTAA
- a CDS encoding nucleotidyltransferase family protein — MSYDDPHIINDGITILDALDALNKLSGEVMTLLAVDAEGRMTGTLTDGDIRRCLLQGSGLLDKVRSVMHRNFRYLHSGESNVAELRRCRQLGISLLPVLDDNGCIQRIIDLTRCRSVLPVSAILMAGGRGERLRPLTLTTPKPLLKIGSRPIIDYNVESLAAHGITDITVTTNYLAEMIHEHFSEPRYGVNVKCLRETAPLGTLGAVSLVERDDNGVTLVMNSDLLTTISYEDMYLKHIEDKADITVASVPYMVSVPYAILMTDGSHVNSIEEKPTYTYQANAGIYLINNRLLNTLKPGERIDTPELIERAIADGRRVSFFPISGLWMDIGSPSDFKQAQELMRHHHDLTH; from the coding sequence ATGAGCTACGACGATCCACACATAATAAACGACGGCATAACGATACTTGACGCTCTCGACGCCCTCAACAAGCTGTCGGGCGAAGTCATGACACTCCTCGCCGTCGACGCCGAAGGCCGCATGACCGGCACTCTCACCGACGGTGACATACGCCGATGCCTGCTTCAAGGCTCGGGACTGCTCGACAAGGTGCGCAGCGTCATGCACCGAAATTTCCGATACCTCCATTCGGGCGAAAGCAATGTCGCCGAGCTGCGCCGGTGCCGTCAGCTTGGGATATCGCTGCTGCCGGTGCTCGACGACAATGGATGCATACAGCGCATAATCGACCTGACGCGCTGCCGGTCGGTGCTCCCCGTGTCGGCAATACTCATGGCCGGAGGCCGTGGCGAACGCCTGCGCCCGCTTACGCTCACCACGCCCAAGCCCCTGCTCAAGATAGGGTCGCGCCCGATTATCGACTACAATGTCGAGTCGCTCGCGGCTCACGGCATAACCGACATAACGGTCACCACCAACTATCTGGCCGAGATGATTCACGAGCACTTCAGCGAGCCCCGTTACGGAGTGAACGTTAAATGCCTGCGCGAAACAGCTCCGTTGGGTACACTCGGTGCCGTGTCGCTCGTCGAGCGTGACGACAACGGAGTGACATTGGTGATGAACTCCGACCTCCTCACCACGATCTCCTATGAGGACATGTATCTGAAGCACATCGAGGATAAGGCCGACATAACGGTTGCATCGGTGCCTTACATGGTCTCGGTGCCCTACGCCATACTGATGACCGACGGCAGTCATGTCAACTCAATCGAGGAGAAGCCCACCTATACCTATCAGGCCAATGCGGGAATATACCTCATCAACAACCGTCTGCTCAACACCTTGAAGCCGGGAGAGCGCATCGACACACCCGAGCTGATCGAACGCGCCATAGCCGACGGCCGACGGGTGAGCTTCTTCCCCATAAGCGGACTGTGGATGGACATAGGTTCACCGTCGGACTTCAAACAGGCTCAGGAACTTATGCGTCATCACCACGACCTCACCCACTGA
- the obgE gene encoding GTPase ObgE, which yields MADSNFIDYVKILCRSGKGGAGSRHFYRAKYIPKGGPDGGDGGRGGHIILRGNKNMWTLLPLKYQRHVFAGNGQSGTGNRSSGKDGEDKIIEVPCGTVVFDSETGDFLCEVTQDGEEIKLLRGGRGGLGNWHFKSSTNRTPRYAQPGEPAIEKSVILELKLLADVGLVGFPNAGKSTLLSAISAARPKIADYPFTTMEPQLGIVSYRDNRSFVMADIPGIIEGASEGKGLGLRFLRHIERNAVLLFMVPADANDIRNEYEILLNELARFNPELMDKQRVLAISKSDLLDEELMAEIEKELPDDLPHVFISAVSGMGLTALKDILWRAITDEANRAEPMTITHRRLDGHHRVREEDEFIFENAPAPEPDEDMLDDEEWDDEWDDNWEDYDSEEPQS from the coding sequence ATGGCTGACAGCAATTTCATAGACTATGTAAAAATCCTGTGCCGCTCAGGCAAAGGCGGTGCCGGATCACGTCACTTCTACCGCGCCAAGTACATTCCCAAAGGCGGTCCCGACGGCGGCGACGGAGGTCGCGGAGGCCACATAATCCTGCGCGGCAATAAAAACATGTGGACACTCCTGCCGCTGAAGTATCAGCGTCACGTGTTTGCAGGCAACGGACAGAGCGGAACCGGCAACCGCAGTTCGGGCAAGGACGGCGAGGACAAGATTATCGAAGTTCCTTGCGGCACAGTGGTGTTCGACTCCGAAACCGGCGACTTCCTGTGTGAGGTGACTCAGGACGGCGAGGAGATAAAGCTTCTGCGCGGCGGTCGCGGAGGACTCGGTAACTGGCACTTCAAAAGCTCGACCAACCGCACTCCGCGTTACGCACAACCCGGCGAACCCGCAATCGAGAAATCGGTAATACTCGAATTGAAGCTGCTCGCCGATGTGGGTCTTGTAGGATTCCCAAATGCGGGAAAATCGACACTGCTTTCAGCCATCTCGGCGGCCCGCCCCAAGATTGCCGACTACCCCTTCACCACAATGGAGCCGCAGCTGGGCATAGTGAGCTACCGCGACAACCGCTCGTTTGTAATGGCCGACATCCCCGGTATAATCGAGGGTGCGAGCGAAGGCAAGGGCCTCGGACTTCGATTCCTGCGTCACATCGAGCGTAACGCAGTGCTGCTGTTCATGGTTCCGGCCGATGCCAACGACATCCGCAACGAGTATGAGATTCTGCTCAACGAACTTGCCCGATTCAATCCCGAGCTGATGGACAAGCAGCGTGTGCTCGCCATAAGCAAGAGCGACCTGCTCGATGAAGAGCTCATGGCCGAAATCGAGAAGGAGCTGCCCGACGACCTGCCCCATGTGTTCATCTCGGCGGTGTCGGGTATGGGACTCACGGCCCTGAAGGACATCCTGTGGCGCGCCATAACCGACGAAGCCAACCGCGCCGAGCCCATGACCATAACCCATCGACGCCTCGACGGTCATCACCGTGTGCGCGAAGAGGACGAATTCATATTCGAGAACGCGCCGGCTCCCGAACCCGACGAGGATATGCTCGATGACGAAGAGTGGGACGACGAATGGGACGACAACTGGGAGGACTATGACAGCGAAGAGCCCCAATCCTGA